The DNA region TTCAGGTGCCGCGGGTCGATAGCAGATCGCAGACATGAAAAGCTTGAGCGCATGCACACTTCGTGGGGCCTGACGTTCGACTGCGCGAATCCGGCGAAGCTGGCCGCATTCTGGGCAGATGCTCTCGGATATGTCGAGGCGGAGCCGCCGGACGGCTACGAGTCGTGGAATGCATGGCTCAAGGACAACGGTGTGCCGAAGAAGGAATGGAACGACGCCGCCTACCTGGTCGATCCGGCCGACCAGGGCCCGACCCTGTCGTTCTTGAAGGTGGCGGAGTCGAAGACGGCCAAGAACCGGGTGCATCTGGATCTCAAGGTGGGTGGCGGGCGACATCAGTCCGCCAAGAAGCGACGATCCCGGATCGAGAAGGCGGTCGATCGGTTGACCAAGGCCGGCGCGAAGGTCGAGCGCGAGGTCGAGCAGGACGGGAACCTGGACCACGTGATCATGACCGACCCGGAGGGCAACGAGTTCTGCGTGGTGTGAGCGGGAGAAGCGCAGGCATTGCGATGAACCGTACGGTCTCAACGCGGGTCCGGCGCGATGAAAGGTGCGTGGATGTCGTTTCCCTGAGCTGACGCGACATCTGCGCACCTCTCAATGAGGGAATCGGCCCGGGGGAGGGCCGTCAGAACAGACCCCCGCCGCTCACCGGAGCGGATCGGTGCCCGAGACGAGGAGGTCGGCGCGCGACCGGGTGCTCTCGATGAGTACGGCGTTACGGCCATCGACGTGCTGGGCCCAGGCGGTCGCCGCCTCTGGGGTACGACCGTGCCGGGTGTGCCGGTCGACCAGCCGCTCCAGTCGGGCTTCCTCAGGGGTCACACAGAACCAGGACTCCGCCAGCAGACCGCGAATCCGGTTCCACGGTGTCTGATCCACCAGCAGATAGTTGCCCTCGACGATGACCAGCGGGCTGCCGGCGGGGACCTCGATCTCGCCGGCGATCGGCTCATCGACGGTGCGACGGAAGCTGGGGGCATAGACAGGATGGTCGACCTCGACCAGGAGCCGTTCGAGCAGCCCGACGAAGCCCCAG from Microlunatus phosphovorus NM-1 includes:
- a CDS encoding VOC family protein — encoded protein: MHTSWGLTFDCANPAKLAAFWADALGYVEAEPPDGYESWNAWLKDNGVPKKEWNDAAYLVDPADQGPTLSFLKVAESKTAKNRVHLDLKVGGGRHQSAKKRRSRIEKAVDRLTKAGAKVEREVEQDGNLDHVIMTDPEGNEFCVV
- a CDS encoding nucleoside/nucleotide kinase family protein, whose protein sequence is MSETDQQLVAGLDALTARARALVQAGDRRLLGITGSPGAGKTTLATKLVETLNGGADPQVAVYLPMDGFHLANATLDRLGRRDRKGAVDTFDGWGFVGLLERLLVEVDHPVYAPSFRRTVDEPIAGEIEVPAGSPLVIVEGNYLLVDQTPWNRIRGLLAESWFCVTPEEARLERLVDRHTRHGRTPEAATAWAQHVDGRNAVLIESTRSRADLLVSGTDPLR